A region from the Methanobrevibacter arboriphilus JCM 13429 = DSM 1125 genome encodes:
- the hdrB gene encoding ferredoxin:CoB-CoM heterodisulfide reductase subunit HdrB gives MMDKIPDKNILLFKSCLVSTEYPGIESSTKYIFDKLNIDYTIDHEQSCCTGLGHYSDVFDQFSTTLIAARNFNLAKNIDKKNIVTMCATCYAINKKSSEILNENDDLREEINYIFNDCGFNEYEKGSVDTEKNILHVVDILYDKRDEISKNIVRDLSNIKIATHHACHYCKVSYDNILDGSRNPVLLDEIVKSCGIDTIGWYSEKRTTCGAGFRQRFVNKDLSLDVTEKKLLALKDEDVDILIHMCPNCHMQFDRYQPYIQKKLDLDFKVVHLNIAQFIALILGADPYKVVGIQTHTIPIEPFIEKLNKNDSKIKDKVEDSENEIST, from the coding sequence ATTATGGATAAAATACCTGATAAAAATATTCTACTATTTAAAAGTTGTTTAGTTAGTACTGAATATCCGGGGATTGAATCTTCAACTAAATATATTTTTGATAAATTAAACATTGATTATACTATCGATCATGAACAATCCTGCTGTACAGGCCTTGGTCATTATAGTGATGTTTTTGATCAATTTTCTACAACATTAATAGCTGCTCGTAATTTCAATTTAGCTAAAAATATTGATAAAAAAAATATTGTGACTATGTGTGCAACTTGTTATGCTATAAATAAAAAATCTTCAGAAATATTAAATGAAAATGATGATTTAAGAGAAGAAATTAATTATATTTTTAATGATTGTGGTTTTAATGAATATGAAAAAGGTTCTGTTGATACAGAAAAAAATATTCTCCATGTAGTTGATATTTTATATGATAAAAGAGATGAAATTAGTAAAAATATTGTGCGAGACTTATCAAATATCAAAATAGCTACCCATCATGCATGCCATTATTGTAAAGTGTCTTATGATAATATATTAGATGGATCTAGAAATCCAGTGTTACTTGATGAAATAGTAAAATCTTGTGGTATTGATACAATTGGATGGTATAGTGAAAAAAGAACTACTTGTGGTGCTGGTTTTCGCCAAAGATTTGTTAACAAAGATTTATCATTAGATGTAACTGAAAAAAAACTTTTAGCTTTAAAAGATGAAGATGTGGATATATTAATACACATGTGTCCAAATTGCCATATGCAGTTTGATAGATATCAACCATATATCCAAAAAAAATTAGATTTAGATTTTAAAGTGGTTCATCTAAACATTGCTCAATTTATTGCTTTAATTTTAGGTGCAGATCCATATAAAGTTGTTGGGATTCAAACTCATACTATCCCAATTGAACCATTCATTGAAAAGCTAAATAAAAATGATTCTAAAATTAAGGATAAAGTTGAAGATAGTGAAAATGAAATATCTACATAA
- a CDS encoding ABC transporter ATP-binding protein, protein MSIKIKNINKKFKTNEKEIIALNNINLEIEDNELICILGPSGCGKTTLLRLIGGLEKSESGEIVENGELVEKPSRERGFVFQQYSLFPWLNVLDNVMFGLEIAGHSKEENIRRAKKYLEAVGLEGAEELYPHELSGGMKQRVAIIRSLVNKTKTLLMDEPFSALDMQNRHKLQEELIRIWNKTNNTIVFVTHDVDEAVFLSDRIVIMSKDPGEIKEIFENNLPRPRKRETEEFIEIQNLVIEILDS, encoded by the coding sequence ATGTCAATTAAAATAAAAAACATCAACAAGAAATTCAAAACAAATGAGAAAGAGATTATAGCACTAAACAATATAAATCTCGAAATTGAAGATAATGAGTTAATTTGTATTCTTGGTCCATCTGGCTGTGGAAAGACTACTTTACTTCGTTTAATTGGAGGACTTGAAAAGTCTGAAAGTGGGGAGATAGTAGAAAATGGAGAGTTAGTTGAAAAACCATCGAGAGAACGAGGATTTGTTTTTCAACAATATTCATTATTTCCTTGGTTAAATGTATTAGATAATGTAATGTTTGGTTTAGAGATAGCAGGACATTCAAAAGAGGAAAATATTAGGAGAGCTAAGAAATACTTAGAAGCTGTAGGCTTAGAAGGTGCAGAAGAGTTATATCCTCACGAACTTTCTGGTGGAATGAAACAAAGAGTAGCAATTATAAGGTCTCTTGTTAATAAAACAAAGACGTTGTTAATGGATGAACCTTTTTCAGCTTTAGATATGCAAAATAGACATAAATTACAGGAAGAACTCATTAGAATATGGAATAAAACAAATAATACAATTGTTTTTGTTACTCATGATGTTGATGAAGCTGTTTTTCTTTCAGATAGGATTGTGATTATGAGTAAAGATCCTGGAGAAATAAAAGAAATTTTTGAAAATAATTTACCAAGACCAAGAAAAAGAGAAACAGAAGAATTTATTGAAATTCAAAACTTAGTTATAGAAATACTAGATAGTTAA
- a CDS encoding ABC transporter substrate-binding protein, whose amino-acid sequence MDNKYIVLIIAIVIVLIGAGAYLYANSSDPDTVNIGYLPSDHHAALLIAEAEKKYESKGVKVNLVKFDNGGNLMTAMANGEVDVGYVGITPALSSISKGVPVKIVSSVQEEGSGIVVPDDSGISNVSDLKDKNVATPDPSSIQYMLLLYALKEANLDKNDLTISSLKSPQLVDAIKTKKLDGIVAFEPFVTQAVLNANGTEIASSNDILPEHPCCVIVAREDFITNHEDKLKIILDIHNETTEYILKSPEEAASKLPADQFDVNVEKVAMKNIKFTSGLSDDYKNKVKDFMDIEIDLGLIEKALDINKIFQTI is encoded by the coding sequence ATGGATAATAAATATATAGTATTAATAATTGCAATAGTTATAGTACTAATTGGAGCAGGTGCATATCTTTATGCTAATTCATCTGATCCTGATACTGTTAACATTGGATATTTGCCATCAGATCATCATGCTGCATTGTTAATAGCTGAAGCTGAGAAAAAATATGAATCCAAGGGAGTAAAAGTTAACCTTGTTAAGTTTGATAATGGTGGTAATTTAATGACAGCTATGGCAAATGGTGAAGTTGATGTAGGATATGTAGGTATAACTCCAGCATTATCATCAATATCAAAAGGAGTTCCTGTTAAAATTGTCTCATCTGTTCAAGAGGAAGGAAGTGGAATTGTTGTTCCTGATGATTCAGGTATATCTAATGTATCTGATTTAAAAGATAAAAATGTAGCTACTCCCGATCCAAGTTCAATACAATATATGCTTCTTTTATATGCTCTTAAAGAAGCAAACTTAGATAAAAATGATTTAACAATTTCATCTCTAAAATCTCCACAATTAGTAGATGCTATAAAAACTAAAAAACTTGATGGAATTGTAGCTTTTGAACCATTTGTAACTCAAGCTGTTTTAAATGCTAATGGAACTGAAATTGCTTCTTCTAATGATATTTTACCAGAACACCCATGTTGTGTGATAGTTGCAAGAGAAGATTTTATTACAAATCATGAGGATAAGCTTAAAATAATATTAGATATTCATAATGAAACAACAGAATATATTCTAAAAAGTCCTGAAGAGGCAGCTAGTAAATTACCAGCAGACCAATTTGATGTTAATGTTGAAAAGGTAGCTATGAAAAATATAAAATTCACTTCTGGTTTAAGTGATGATTATAAAAACAAAGTTAAAGACTTTATGGATATAGAAATTGATTTAGGTTTAATAGAAAAAGCTTTAGACATTAATAAAATATTTCAAACTATATAA
- a CDS encoding GMC family oxidoreductase N-terminal domain-containing protein yields MVLIVGSGVGGAILAMELSKANIPVTIVEKGPFCDVADSYKYYDEIDDYLDLSKTTCVGGSSVVAAGNGVRLLEDELKEYNVDISKELDEVEELLDIHQMDDSHFGEGTKKFIEAAKSIGLPVIKMPKFIREEDCIQCGKCAWGCPSNAKWSSQDFIKIAIENGAELIDETEVTEIVTERDSVKGVKVKRSNGNEEIIESDTVVLAAGAIDSAIILQRLGLKAGEKLFVDPFVTVGGVIKDINYYKEVTMNALVIGGNFVLAPHYSIILNENISNKNTSDNSDNNSGNTGDNNINEDNIKKGDILSIMVKIPDDNHGKIVDGEVIKENTIKDVRFIAEGAATAGAILVKAGVDPNTIVSTHLRGAHPGGTAAIGDIVDTNLETEYKGLFISDASVIPEAPGAPPIIAILALSKRLSKYLINKQ; encoded by the coding sequence ATGGTACTAATTGTTGGGTCTGGTGTAGGAGGAGCAATATTAGCAATGGAGTTATCAAAAGCTAATATTCCAGTAACTATTGTTGAAAAAGGACCATTTTGTGATGTTGCTGATTCATATAAATATTATGATGAAATTGATGATTATTTAGATCTTTCAAAAACAACTTGTGTTGGAGGATCAAGTGTTGTAGCAGCTGGAAACGGTGTTAGGCTACTTGAAGATGAATTAAAAGAGTACAATGTTGATATCTCAAAAGAACTTGATGAAGTAGAAGAATTGTTAGATATTCACCAAATGGATGATTCTCACTTTGGTGAAGGTACAAAGAAATTTATTGAAGCTGCAAAGTCTATTGGTCTTCCAGTTATAAAAATGCCTAAATTCATAAGAGAAGAAGATTGTATTCAATGTGGAAAGTGTGCATGGGGTTGTCCAAGCAATGCAAAATGGTCTTCACAAGATTTCATTAAGATAGCTATTGAAAATGGAGCAGAGTTAATAGATGAAACTGAAGTTACTGAAATAGTTACTGAGAGAGATTCTGTAAAAGGAGTTAAAGTTAAAAGATCAAACGGTAATGAAGAGATTATTGAATCTGATACTGTTGTTTTGGCTGCTGGAGCTATTGACTCTGCAATTATTCTTCAAAGGTTAGGTTTAAAAGCTGGAGAAAAATTATTTGTTGATCCTTTTGTTACTGTTGGAGGAGTTATTAAAGACATTAACTATTATAAAGAAGTAACTATGAATGCATTGGTTATTGGAGGAAACTTTGTTCTTGCTCCTCACTATTCTATTATTTTAAATGAAAATATTAGTAATAAAAATACTAGTGATAATAGTGATAATAATAGTGGTAATACTGGTGATAATAATATTAATGAGGATAATATTAAAAAAGGAGATATATTAAGTATTATGGTTAAGATTCCTGATGATAATCATGGGAAAATTGTAGATGGAGAAGTTATAAAAGAAAATACAATTAAAGATGTTAGATTTATTGCTGAAGGAGCAGCTACTGCTGGTGCAATTTTAGTAAAAGCTGGTGTAGACCCAAATACTATAGTTTCAACACATTTAAGAGGAGCTCATCCTGGTGGAACAGCTGCTATTGGAGATATTGTTGATACTAATCTCGAAACAGAGTATAAAGGTTTGTTTATTTCTGATGCTAGTGTTATTCCTGAAGCTCCTGGAGCTCCTCCAATAATAGCTATTTTAGCATTGTCTAAAAGATTATCTAAATATTTAATAAACAAACAGTGA
- a CDS encoding MoaD/ThiS family protein — protein sequence MSFTLIFENKKEDKELTEEICVQDVLNDLDVSIESTVVKKNGEIVEEEAIIKEGDEVQIIQIVYGG from the coding sequence ATGAGTTTTACATTAATATTTGAAAATAAAAAAGAAGACAAGGAACTTACTGAAGAAATTTGTGTTCAAGATGTTTTAAATGATCTTGATGTTTCTATTGAAAGTACTGTTGTTAAAAAAAATGGAGAAATAGTAGAAGAAGAAGCTATAATTAAAGAGGGAGATGAAGTCCAAATTATACAAATCGTTTATGGTGGTTAA
- a CDS encoding ABC transporter permease, producing the protein MNKKVLSLIIPVTLIIIWFLITMVFKVFPDYIIPTPLDVLNAGYSLIITGQLLDDTINTLFKVLLGIILATIVAVPLGLILGWSERLEAMSELIVSILRPIPPVAWIPFSLLWFGIGIAPAVFIIFMGCIFPILVYTIDGVKRTDKVLIEAGQTLGANDLQILSKVIFPSSFPTIVTGLKVAFGIDLMCTVSAEMVGSTSGLGQMIMTASTLSNTGDIVIGMLAIGIIGLVFDRLFIHAQRKIFW; encoded by the coding sequence TTGAATAAAAAAGTTCTTTCATTAATAATTCCAGTAACTTTAATAATCATATGGTTTTTAATCACAATGGTTTTTAAAGTATTTCCAGATTATATAATACCTACTCCATTAGATGTATTAAATGCTGGATACAGCCTAATAATCACAGGTCAATTACTTGATGACACAATAAATACATTATTTAAGGTTTTATTAGGGATAATATTAGCTACAATAGTAGCTGTTCCATTAGGTCTGATTTTAGGATGGTCTGAAAGATTAGAAGCTATGTCAGAATTAATAGTTAGTATTTTAAGACCTATTCCTCCAGTAGCATGGATACCATTTTCACTTTTATGGTTTGGTATTGGAATAGCTCCAGCAGTGTTTATTATATTTATGGGTTGTATATTTCCTATCCTTGTTTACACAATTGATGGTGTAAAAAGAACCGATAAGGTTTTAATAGAAGCAGGACAAACATTAGGAGCTAATGACTTACAGATACTTAGTAAAGTTATTTTTCCTTCATCTTTTCCAACCATTGTTACAGGATTAAAAGTTGCATTTGGAATTGATTTAATGTGTACAGTTTCTGCTGAGATGGTTGGATCAACATCTGGTTTAGGTCAAATGATTATGACTGCATCTACTTTATCTAATACTGGAGATATCGTTATTGGTATGTTAGCTATTGGTATTATTGGATTAGTATTCGATAGACTTTTTATTCATGCTCAAAGGAAAATATTTTGGTAA
- a CDS encoding glycosyltransferase gives MTPSHNPNIEFFKKTFKSLRNQTISFENIEWIIICHNCEYNYIKMIKNIVKDYENVQIFELNNKKRGPASPRNLGLSKANGKFISFLDDDDELVPKTFETCEKYFKLKNPDIISFNYKAIGLSKEGPNFKPVNFISDTDEEFFIIDKTNWQSEKFIFGSGLNITSKIYKNHDFIQKHNIKFDESLLFAEDVLFNLDAIHAASRITFLTRFEGYLYRMHEGSMIHTLQVNFPDLIHRANGFKKIFDRGLKYNFFMNQLIMDLIGFEAVMILNNKDLSYKQIRYISKIFKPYMKYISKINSSKVYPKNILIFLKILIKLIIEQPISSIIILKIIKLFKIDVSKILGNKQ, from the coding sequence ATTACTCCATCACATAATCCAAATATTGAATTTTTTAAAAAAACATTTAAATCATTGCGAAATCAGACAATATCTTTTGAAAACATTGAATGGATTATCATTTGTCATAATTGTGAGTATAATTATATTAAAATGATTAAAAACATAGTGAAAGATTATGAAAATGTTCAGATATTTGAACTAAATAATAAAAAGAGAGGTCCTGCAAGTCCAAGGAATTTAGGGCTTAGTAAAGCTAATGGAAAATTTATTTCTTTTCTAGATGATGATGATGAACTTGTTCCAAAAACATTTGAAACCTGTGAAAAATATTTTAAATTGAAAAATCCTGATATTATAAGTTTCAATTATAAAGCTATTGGTTTATCAAAAGAAGGACCGAATTTTAAACCAGTAAATTTTATTTCTGATACGGATGAAGAGTTTTTCATTATTGATAAAACAAACTGGCAAAGTGAAAAGTTTATTTTTGGTTCAGGACTTAATATTACCTCTAAAATTTATAAAAATCATGATTTTATTCAAAAACATAACATTAAATTTGATGAAAGTCTTCTTTTTGCAGAAGATGTTTTATTTAATCTTGATGCAATACATGCTGCCTCAAGAATAACATTTTTAACAAGATTTGAAGGATATTTATATAGAATGCATGAAGGTTCTATGATACACACATTACAAGTTAATTTTCCAGATTTAATACATCGCGCAAATGGATTTAAAAAAATATTTGATAGAGGGTTAAAGTATAATTTTTTTATGAATCAACTAATTATGGATTTAATAGGATTTGAAGCAGTAATGATCTTAAACAACAAAGATTTATCATATAAACAAATTAGATATATTTCTAAAATTTTCAAACCATATATGAAATACATATCAAAAATAAATTCATCAAAGGTATATCCTAAAAACATTTTAATATTTCTTAAAATTTTAATTAAGTTAATAATTGAACAACCCATATCAAGTATTATTATATTGAAAATTATAAAATTATTTAAAATTGATGTTTCTAAAATCTTAGGAAATAAACAATAA
- a CDS encoding methanogenesis marker 16 metalloprotein — protein sequence MSKRSLDDINEKIKKGEANIFTAQELKEAIKNEEDIKFDDVDVVTTGTCGIMSGTAAIFHIGVTEPGVFQKAKSVYLNGVPAFPGPCPNELLGSIDVIAYGTEHSVRDHEYGGGFLFKDILSGKDIDVEVESIDGQKFETSVNIEDIPRAQIIGVRMAFRNYTAFVNPKNDIVNSIFNGIPMEGGLDQLSFSGCGDLNPLQNDVSGNIIKEGTKILFNGGPGVILGSGTRSSDAKPNLMLTADMLQMSSEYIGGFKTGAGPEIYDSVAIPIPILNEEIFNDVKILNSDIPLVVADIHGRHLPLTETSYDKVWEGYDERPTFNSSKFNKEDNAEVQKSCPTNAINDNGTIDLDKCFGCGLCVYLTKNDTYTMNLGSVDVEIENKNHNIPITCRQSDIQRGKKISSKLKQLIIDKEFDL from the coding sequence TTGTCAAAAAGAAGCTTAGATGATATTAATGAAAAAATAAAAAAGGGTGAAGCAAATATATTCACTGCTCAGGAATTAAAAGAAGCTATTAAAAACGAAGAAGATATAAAGTTTGATGATGTTGATGTTGTAACAACTGGTACCTGTGGTATAATGTCTGGTACTGCTGCAATATTTCATATTGGAGTTACAGAACCTGGAGTTTTTCAAAAAGCTAAAAGTGTATATCTTAATGGTGTCCCTGCTTTTCCAGGACCATGTCCTAATGAGCTTTTAGGTTCAATAGATGTTATAGCATATGGAACAGAACATAGTGTAAGAGATCATGAGTATGGTGGAGGATTTTTATTTAAAGATATTTTAAGTGGAAAAGATATTGATGTAGAAGTAGAATCAATAGATGGCCAAAAATTCGAAACTAGTGTAAACATTGAAGATATTCCTAGAGCACAAATAATAGGAGTTAGAATGGCTTTTAGAAATTATACTGCTTTTGTAAATCCTAAAAATGACATTGTCAACTCAATTTTTAATGGAATACCAATGGAAGGAGGTTTAGATCAGCTTTCATTCTCAGGATGTGGTGATTTAAATCCTTTACAAAATGATGTAAGTGGAAATATAATAAAAGAAGGCACTAAAATATTGTTTAATGGAGGTCCTGGAGTAATTTTAGGTTCTGGAACTAGGAGTTCTGATGCTAAACCAAATCTCATGTTAACTGCCGATATGCTTCAAATGTCTTCAGAATATATTGGAGGATTTAAAACTGGAGCTGGACCTGAAATATATGACTCAGTAGCTATACCAATACCTATACTAAATGAAGAAATTTTCAATGATGTTAAAATATTAAACAGTGATATTCCTCTTGTAGTGGCTGATATCCATGGAAGACATTTACCTTTAACAGAAACTAGCTATGATAAAGTTTGGGAAGGATATGATGAGCGACCTACTTTTAATTCAAGTAAGTTTAACAAAGAAGATAATGCTGAAGTTCAAAAATCTTGTCCAACAAATGCAATCAATGATAATGGAACAATTGATCTTGACAAGTGTTTTGGTTGTGGATTATGTGTATATCTTACTAAAAATGACACATACACAATGAATTTAGGTTCAGTTGATGTTGAAATTGAAAATAAAAATCATAATATACCTATTACATGCAGACAATCAGATATTCAAAGAGGTAAAAAGATCTCATCTAAGTTAAAACAATTAATAATTGATAAAGAGTTTGATTTATAA
- a CDS encoding HesA/MoeB/ThiF family protein has translation MPTRYIGMGYWEIISRQMSIVTKSQQTRFKEAEVTVIGCGGIGGSLIEQLARMGVGKINLIDKDIFDLSNLNRQLISGLETLGKEKSYSAKERVRNVNPYVEVNAFNEELNEENVEKVIGDSDVVLDALDNLVTRVIVSRAAKKLKIPYVHGAIHGTMGQVSVFTPETKTYEEMFQLPSIDKELDENTIKDINSLNRGVPPVIGPTPNIVGCLEAFEAFKLITGVGEVTYSPKLLSFNILDLSSFDVIEL, from the coding sequence ATGCCAACAAGATATATAGGAATGGGATATTGGGAAATTATTAGTCGTCAAATGAGCATAGTAACAAAAAGCCAACAAACTAGATTCAAAGAAGCAGAAGTAACTGTAATTGGATGTGGAGGAATCGGAGGGTCTTTAATTGAACAACTAGCTCGTATGGGTGTAGGAAAAATTAATTTAATTGATAAAGATATTTTTGACCTTTCAAACCTAAATAGGCAGCTAATCAGTGGATTAGAAACATTAGGTAAAGAAAAAAGTTATTCTGCAAAAGAAAGAGTCAGAAATGTAAATCCTTATGTTGAAGTTAATGCATTTAATGAAGAATTAAATGAAGAAAATGTAGAAAAAGTCATAGGTGACTCTGATGTAGTCTTAGATGCATTAGATAATTTAGTTACTCGTGTAATTGTAAGTAGGGCTGCTAAAAAACTCAAAATCCCTTATGTTCATGGAGCAATTCATGGGACAATGGGTCAAGTTTCTGTTTTTACTCCTGAAACAAAAACTTATGAAGAAATGTTTCAATTACCTTCAATCGATAAAGAATTAGATGAAAATACAATAAAAGATATTAATTCATTAAATAGGGGAGTTCCTCCAGTTATTGGTCCAACACCAAATATTGTGGGTTGTTTAGAAGCTTTTGAAGCATTTAAATTAATAACAGGGGTTGGTGAAGTCACTTACTCACCAAAACTTTTAAGTTTTAATATTTTAGATTTATCATCATTTGATGTAATAGAATTATAA
- the hdrC gene encoding ferredoxin:CoB-CoM heterodisulfide reductase subunit HdrC — protein sequence MNYENDKNDDKYSINLSKEILNSIEAPKDLGLLKCIQCGMCTSLCPAAAHTDYNPRDLIAKILNNDESIIEDDKIWNCFYCYTCQSVCPVKNSACLANQVIRQIAIDRGIAKEKIKPFVTYGETFLDIGIGGMPKSFFMDLNKDIDGWLDLKTDLDKIREELSLGPVKMPKKSIEEVNLLLKKAKFHKRMEKMKSE from the coding sequence ATGAATTATGAAAATGACAAGAATGATGATAAATATTCAATAAATCTTTCAAAGGAGATATTAAACTCTATCGAAGCTCCTAAAGATTTAGGGCTACTTAAATGTATTCAATGTGGTATGTGTACATCATTATGTCCTGCTGCTGCACACACTGATTATAATCCTCGTGATCTAATAGCTAAAATCCTTAATAATGATGAAAGTATAATTGAAGATGATAAAATATGGAATTGTTTTTATTGTTATACTTGCCAAAGTGTATGTCCAGTTAAAAATAGTGCTTGTTTAGCTAATCAAGTTATTAGACAAATTGCTATTGATAGAGGAATAGCTAAAGAAAAAATAAAACCATTTGTAACATATGGGGAGACTTTTTTAGATATTGGAATTGGTGGAATGCCTAAAAGCTTTTTCATGGACTTAAACAAGGATATTGATGGTTGGTTAGATTTAAAAACTGATCTTGATAAAATAAGAGAAGAGCTTTCTTTAGGTCCTGTGAAAATGCCTAAAAAATCAATTGAAGAGGTCAATTTATTACTTAAAAAAGCAAAATTTCATAAGAGAATGGAAAAGATGAAAAGTGAGTAA